ACCAGATCGCCGACAAACCAGAGGCGATCCCTGGAAGAATCAAATCGAATGTGCTGGAGGAGACGTTGCAAGGGCTCGTAACAACCCTGCACATCACCGATCGCGTAGGTGGCCATGAGTCGTCCTGAGGGTACCGCGGCGTGTCTGACGGTGCAAGCACTTTGCTGCGGAATTCTGGTCGTTTTCAGTCGTGAAGCTTCACGGTATGCCGCGCGTGTCAAGCCGCGTTTTCCAACCAGGGCGCCAATGCGTGATGCAGCTGATCGAAGGTAAAAGGTTTGGCCAGGTATCCATCCATCCCGGCCGCCAGGCACTGTTCTCGATCGCCTTCCATCGCATTGGCTGTGAGCGCGACAATGGGGAGATGGCGGCGATGGGGGCGGCGGCTTTCTCGTTCGCGAATCAACCGCGAAGCGTTCAAGCCATCAAGGTTCGGCATCTGGCAATCCATGAGAATCAAATCGTAGGGTCGGGCGTTGACTGCATCGAGCACTTCCTGTCCGTCTTCAGCAATATCCACCGTACATCCCAACAACTCCAGCATCGCCACGGCGATTTCACGGTTCACGACATTGTCTTCTGCGAGCAAGACTGTTCCGTGGAGAGTGGCTGGAGCCTGTTGAAGCGCTGCTAGGACGGATGACATTTTCTTCTCCGGACCAACCTCCAGCGGAACGGTAAACCCGAACGTCGAGCCGAGACCGGGTGTGCTTTCGAGATCAACGGTTCCTCCCATCAGGTGAACAAGCTGTTTGACGATTGTGAGACCGAGACCCGTTCCTCCAAACTTGCGGGTCGTCGATCCGTCTGCTTGGGCAAATGCGTCGAAAACGTGGGCCTGGGATTCACATGGGATGCCGATACCGGTATCACGAACCGTGACACGAAGCAGGATCTGTTCCGGATCACGCTTGAGGCAGTCTGCGATCACGGCGATTGATCCGGTGGCGGTAAATTTAATGGAGTTTCCGATCAGATTCAGTAGGATTTGCCTGAGTCGTGTCGGATCTCCCCGGAGCACCGTGGGAATGGTCGGCGTTACTGTGGCGGATAGGGAAAGCCCCTTTTGGCGAGCGGCTTCTGAAAAAAGCTTGACTGCATCATCAAGGAGGTGAGAGAGGTCGATATCGGTGTGCTCAAGCTGGAGCTTCCCGGCCTCGATCTTTGAGTAATCCAGAATGTCATTGATGATTGTGAGTAATGAGGCAGCAGATTGTTGCACGGTATGAGCCATATGGCGTTGTTTCTCAGTGAGAGGAGTCGCCAGGAGCAGTTCGGTCATGCCGAGAACTCCGTTCATGGGGGTACGGATTTCATGGCTCATATTGGCCAGGAATTGAGACTTTGCGACACTGGCCGCTTCGGCGGCATCTTTCGCAAGCGTCAATTCTTGTTGAACAACCTTGAGCGTCGTAATGTCCGAGGCGACACCCAGGAAACTCGTGATCGTCCCTTCCGGATTGCGTAGCGCGGTAATCGTCAGGAGGACGGTAAGTCGACTGCCGTCCTTTCTGATGTAGGTCCACTCGTGGGTATTGGGAAGGTCTCGACGACATTTTTCGACGAAGACGTTAAAGCCGGGCTCCAAGTCGATACCAAGCTCTGCGGAAAAGGCCTGGGCACGTGCCACCACTTCCTGGGGATCGTGGAAAACTGCAGGTGTCAATTTCCCAACCAATTCGTCGGCCGAATAGCCTAAGAGCTGTTCGGCGGCAGGATTGAACACACGGATGATTCCATCTGGGGTCGCTGATATGATGGCGTGCCCGGCATTGTCTAGGATTGCCTTCTGAAACTCCGACAAGTCGCGAAGCGCTTGTTCGGCACGTTTTTGTTCGCTGATGTCTCGTACGGTTGCCTGTAAGCCTGTCTTTCCCTGGAGGGTAATCCGTGTCAGGAGCACGGTGGCAGGAAACGCTGGGCCGTTGATACGCCGGTGCATCCATTCAAAATAGTGGGACCCCTCTTGCATAGCTCTCTGGATTACCGTGGGCGCTTTGCTGGTAGAGAGTTCGCCGTCTGCTTGAACAGGCGGGGAGACATCCCAGGGGCCTAGTGAGGTGAAGTGCTCGGCACTATCTGCGCCAAAGAGATCAACGGTTGCGGGATTACAGGCTGTGAATTTCCACTCCGGTGGAAATAAGAGCATGATGGCATCCCGTGATGATTCAAAAATCCCACGATATTTCGTTTCATTCTCCCGGAGAGTCAATTCTGCCTGAGCTCGTTCTGCAGTTTCCCGCTTTAGATCGTCGACGGTATCGTTTAGTTGCGACGTCTGACTTGTGACGGCATTCCCGAGCCAAGACGTGAATGTCTGTATCAAGTCAGTCTGCCTGGTCAAAAGCCCAAGGGTATGGTTGATGAGTGCGACCGTTCGCTCGATTTCTCCGCATTGAGATGGAAGGGTGAACGTGGGATCCGTTCCAGGGGCTTCGATCGAAGGTTTCAAGTCAGGAAATTGCTGGGTGAGCGAGGTCAATGTCGTTTGCAATCGGGTAGCTGTATCGCGAAAGAGGGCGGAGATGCGATGCATGCTGAATAGAGCGAGGAGTACAGTCGATCCGATCAAGAAGACCCCGGTCAGAATTGATCCCTGTGTTGCAAGAGTCACTTGCCGCTGCATCTTGGCGAGGGGAAACTCGATGCGAACCCATCCCGTAATCAGCTGTCCATTTCGAAGCGGCTCGACGGCCACGAGGAAGTGGGATTCATGGGATAAGGTATCGTATCCAATAATTTCGCTTCCCTGTTCCCGTGCCTGAGTCGTGTGGGAATCGGTCACGGTGTGTCCGACCCGTCCCGGTTCAGTGGAGGCAATGATCATCCGGTCGACATCCAACAGATCCACGCGGGCAATGTCTGGATCATCGTGATAGCTATCCAAGACCGATTGAAGCAGGTGCAGGTTCTCGTTAGGGGCGACGGCTCTCAATATCGTGAACGTACGTCCGATGGTGTGGGCATGGGATCGTGTGGCTTCTTCGAGCGAGGTCCTGATCTCGTCCAATCGCCATGCGGTGGCGACGAGTAAAATGATTCCCAAGAGTAATGAGAGTGTAACTATGGTGCGCAGACGAATGTCTTGCCGCCAGAGGGCACGAAGGTGACTGAACAACGACATGGCTGATCGCTAGATGAGAGGTCTAGTCAACGCTCCACACGTTCGGACCCGGGGTGTCCTTTCCCGCACGAACGTCGCGTGTGCCGTACTCATATAAGATGAGACACCATCTCCTAAAGAAATGCGAGCATTTTCCAATATGCCAAGCGGGTCAACGGCATCCGATGGTGTGTCTCTGCAATGCACACTGCATTGCTTTGGGATGTGGGCCTGCACCAGTCCGCTCTCCAGCGACCGATATGTTCTGCTAACCAGAGCCAGGGAAGACGATATGGGGATGTGGACGGGAAGGTTCCCGCCAGGCCAGCAATGCTCCGAAGGCGACCAGCCATGAGCAGAGGGGAGTCCTTGGGGAAGCTAGGCTTTCCGAGTCTGCGGATATCGGGCTTCAATTTTGCTGGAAAGCCCGCCTCGTGCCGTGAAAGTACCAGTCACTGTTGCCCACACAGGTCGACAGGATTTGACGATATCCTGGAGGATGCGGTTCACGGCGTTCTCATAGAAAATCCCGAGATTCCGGTACGCGTGGATGTACATTTTGAGTGCCTTGAGTTCAAGGCACTCTTTATCCGGCATGTAGTGCAGCGTGATCGTGCCGAAATCCGGCAAATTTGTTTTAGGGCAGATCGCCGTATACTCTGGAATTTCGATGGTAATTTCATACCCCTCATACTGATTGGGGAAGGTTTCAATCTCGGGCAAGGGGGCGGTGATGCCGCTTTTGGCATGCCGCTCATTGTAGCCGAGCTTGGTGGCCTTAGGTTTTCTTGCGACTGTTTCACGTTTCACGTTTCACGCCTCACTACACTTGTTTCATCCATTCAGTCTGACCGATCTTTTCCAGTTCGAGGTACAGGGAGACCCATGGACACTTCATCTCAGGGTAGACCTCGCACAGTCCACCTTTTCGGACTCCTCCGCAGGGACCATGTGCCATGAATTTAGGGCACTCGGCCTTAAGTGTGTTATCAGGAATCGGGGGGCGCTTATGCACTCCACCAACATGAGTCCCAGCCTCGTCTTCGCCGGGGATTAGTACTCGCAGTGCCATACACCGCAGTGTAAACAGATTGTGGTAGATCGGCAATCTCTAAACAGGAATTGCCATGCATAAGCCAAGCAATCTCTCAGCAACCAGTTCCATCACTTGGGGCAAATGGCCTACGTCCGACCGTCGGGCCTAGGTCTTCTTTTGAAAACCTTGGGCCCTCTTTGAAGTTGCGTTGATTTTCGTGACGTTATACTATCCTTGGGGATTTGTGGCAGCCTGCAGGCCGGTGGAGTAACCGGCTGTGCAGAGAAAAGGCCGTACAAACATTGACAGTCTTTTTTCAGCTTTGCTAGGATGCCCAAGGGTTGGTGGTTCGGTTAGGGCGTGCCGAATAGTTCAAACCCTCAAGTCCTCAAGCTTTCTTTCGTGAGTCATGGTGTCGGTAGCGTGGCGAAAATATGCGCAACGGTATGCCGTTGCCAACGATATAAGGGAGGTGCCTAATGAGCCTTGATTATGTCAAGTTCTCCAACGGATTTGAAAAGTTTATGCCGAAGGAATATCGAGATTTGGTAGAGCATGGACCGTTTGGAAAGAAGGTCTCGGTTTCACAGGTGGGTAGTTTCAAGGAAGTCCTCGAAGAGCATCCCATGTGTGCGGGTTGCGCGATGACTCTCTTCATTCGCCTGGCCATGGTGGCGTTCCCCAATCCGGAAGACACGATTACCGTCGGGACCGCCGGTTGTGGTCGTCTCGCTATTTCACAAGCTGCGATCCCCTTTGTCTATGGTAACTACGGAGATCAAAACGGAGTGGCGAGCGGCCTTTCACGTGGCCTCCGCCTTCGCTTCGGCGACAAGCCTAAAGATGTGGTCGTGATGGCCGGCGACGGAGGAACAGCCGACATCGGATTCCAGCAGGTGCTCCATTCGTGGTTCCGCAAGGAACGATTTACGACCATCATGTTGGACAATGAAGTCTATGGAAATACCGGTGGCCAAGAGAGCGGTATGACCAACCGCGGTGCGGTGTTGAAGATGGCCCCTCTCGGGAAGAAGTTTGAGAAGATGGATATGCTGCAGATGGCGAAGGTCGCGGGTTGTGCCTATGTGGCCACTGTGGTGCCGAATAATCCACGTCGTGTGGAAAGCGTCATCAAGAAAGCCGTGCTGATCGCACGCGAAGTGGGATCGACCTATATTCAAGCATACACATCGTGCAACATTGAGTATGCCATTCCAACCGACAAGGTCATGGAAGATGCGAAAACGGTTGAAAATGATCGATATCAGTTCACGGAGTATGTCAGTGAAGAAGCGAAGCAGTACCTCACTGAGCGCTATGGCTACAAGGAATTTCTTGCCAAGCCGGCTGCTGCAATTCCTAACAAGGCCTAAGCGAACGAAGGAGAGTCCACGATGGCAAAGCGCTTCAATATTCGAATGGCAGGTGTCGGCGGACAGGGCGTCGTGACCGGATCGCATATTCTGAGCACGGCCGTCATCAATGCCGGTGGTGAAAGCACAATCGTGCCGTTCTATGGGTCGGAAAAGCGAATGGCGCCGGTCGAAAGCTATGTGCGAGTTTCAGATGAACCGATCTATGAGATCGGCGAAATCACCTTCCCGCACATCATCATCATCTTTCACCCTCAAGTCATTACCCACGGCAAGTCATACACGATGCCGTTCTACTTCGGCTTGAAAGAAGATGGGATTGCCCTGATCAATAATGATGGGCCGATGAATCTCCATCGAGATCAAGCGGCTGAGCTGAAAGAGCGGCGTGCAAAACTGTATTACTTCCCAGCCACGAAGATCTCGTTGGAAGTGGCTGGAATGGACCTCGCGACCAATATGGCGCTGATGGGCTGTATCGGGGCGATTACAGGGTTGACGACCATGGCGGGACTGGATCAGGCCGTGAAGGATCGGTTCCTAGGGAAAGGCTTCGTCGTGTCCGGTGGTACGGCCGCCCTCGACAGTGTCGTCGAACGGAAGTTCAAGAAGAAGCAAGAGCTGATCGAGAAAAACGTTGCCGTCATGCGAGCCGGATGGAACTACGCTGTTGATCATGGTTGGGCTGCGGCCGATGTCAAACGGGTGGACGAGCCTGTTGCAGCAGCCACCGCGTAACCGGTTATAAAGGAGTTTCCATGTACCTCGTAGCCGATATCAGTGTTGAAATTTGTGCCGCGAAGAGTTGTAAGCTCTGTACGCAGTACTGTCCGGAAGCCAACACCATCCTCTACAGCGACGAGATGGGTAAAGATCAAGGGTTCAAGTATGGATCCGCGTATGTCGCGGTCGACCGGTGTAAAGGATGTGCGCAATGTGTGTGGGTCTGCGACACTATGGCCAAAAATAATGCCATCAAGATGATCATGATCGACCAACTGCCGAAGGCGGCATTAACGGACAATGTTACGTATGGAGAAAAGAGCACCACGGCGGTGTTAGCAAGTCCGGTTGTCGGGTAAGGAAAGGGAATCAGGCGTGGCAATCACACAAGATACGAGAGAGCGAATCATCGTGCCGGGTCCGGCTGGATTCCATCCACCGTCTGCGGCTCAGTTAGGTGTCGACCTGCCAGATCCAGGGCAGGGGTTGTACTATGGCCTTCTGGAGCCAAACGAGGAAGTTGTCATTGAAGAAATGGCTCGCAAGATGCTGACGAGCCCGAATGCGACAATTTTCCCTGGTCCCCTGCTCTTGTGGGCCTGGAATGATCACGCGGTAGAAAAAGCAAAGGCAACATTGGAAATCGCCGCGCAGATCCCTGAAGTTATGATTATTCCGATGCCGGACTATCGTCCGAAGTATCCAAAGATCGATCCGGAAGAAGTCATCAATCCGAATCACCCCAATCTCACGATTTGGGGCAACAAGATCGAGGCCTGTATCTTCATCGGCGTGCATTGCCATTATGCCAATCTCACGCTCAAGATGATCCGGGCTGGCACCAATTGCTGCACTATGGCAATCTGCGCCGAACAAGGCCATGAGGATGCCATGCTCACGATTCGGGACTCCGATACTCTGAAGATCAAGCGTGTTGCACAGATTTTCAAGCGTGTCCGCGAGCAGATGGGTATTAAGTTGCCGGAGAGCGGAGAGAATGTCCGTTTTACCGGTACGCAATCCAAGGTTCATGGCGGTAAGACCCATACCAATCCAATGGCGTTTGCTCCGACTCCTGGTGGAGCGGGCAGCGCAGCGATGTTCGGCCATTCTGCGGACCAGATGAAGCGAGAAGGATAGGCTGAGCGAGTAGCTCACCGTCCATATAGAGAGGTGCGAATATGAGCGAAACCGAAGTGAAGAGCAATCCCCAGGGCGATCCGATCACCAGCGTGGCGGCTCCGACGAGCGCTAAAAAACAAGATCCGCATGGTGAAGCAAAACGACAGAAAGTGGTGACTCCCGAATACATGTTTCTTGAGGCACCGCGCACGAAGGAATTTATCACGGGCAGCGAAGCGGCCAAGGAGGCTATTCGCCGGTCAAACGTGGATTTAGCCATTGCTTATCCGATCACACCTCAGAGTGAAACCATGCAGCTGGTCGGAGTGCTCTACGGCGAAGGGTATGTGAAAGAGTATTATCGTGGTGAAGAAGAAGTCGGTGTCATGGCGGCCATCGCCGGCGGCTCTCGCGCCGGGGTTCGATGCTATACGGCTACTGCGGGACCCGGTACGTTGCGGGGATTGGAAGGTATTGCGTCATGGCCAGGCCACCGGCTACCGGTAGTTGCCATGTTCACCTGTCGCGTCGTCAATGCGCCGCTTGCAATTCAGCCGGACAATATCGAAGTCGCCTATCTCCTGAATTGTGGAATGATCGTGTTCCATGCCGAGAATCAACAGGACATGTTCGACTTCACGCTGGCAGGCTTCACGATCAGTGAGAAAAACGATGTGACCTTGCCGGTGGGGGTGTGCTGCGATGGGTTCTTTGTAACACACGCACGTGGCTACGTGCGCATGCAAGATCGTGGTATCAAGTTACCGCCACGTGAGGCCTGGCGCGGTGCCGTGCCGGTGCTCGATGCGGAGAATCCTCCCGCTCGTCTGTCCCGTGACGCCCCAGTTCAGAAGTCGAACTTCATGGCTTACAACATTCATGCGGTCTGGCAGCAAGAGGTGTGGGCGGCTGTCGAACGGTCACGTAAGTATATCAATCAGTACATGGGCGGCTTACTGACTGCGGAAAACGTCGATGATGCCGAAGTGATCATCATTGCGTCCGGCAGCGCAGCAGCGCAATCGCGTGAGGCCGTGCGGCTCTGTAAGGATAAGGGGATGAAGGTGGGATTAATCAAGGTCCGCTCACTCCGCCCGTTTCCGACGAAGGAGCTCCGCCAGTTGTGCGCGAAGGCCAAGCTGATTGTGGTTCCAGAATTCAACTACGTCGGTTGGCTGGCTAAGGAAGTGGCGACTGCCATTTATGGTTTCTCTAACGCGAAAATCATCGGCGGCCCTCGTGTTTACGGTGGGCAATCGATGCCGGTCGAGTTGATCGTGGATGAAGTCGAGTCTGGTATGACTGGTAAGAAGTCCACGAACGTCGCGATGTCGCAGGTCATGGGTGGTGCCGTCAATCCAGACGAAGTTGCCCAGTTTATGCGCAGCATCTAGGCAGCGCGTTATTATGAAATGAAAAGAGCCTGTCCGGGAAACCGGGCAGGCTCTTTTGTTGTGATGTGGCGAGTTTTTCGTGATCCGTAAGACGTGAACTGTCGGCGAACCACGATTTACGAGATATAACGCACAACCTATCCCTGTATCTCGTCTTCCACCATTTCCTCGCTGGCAGGCATCCCGTAGGCGACATATTTGGCGTAGGACAGATAGATCCCAGCACTGTCCGTCATAGCTTTGGACCCGGCCGTCAGCCGAACGACCTTGTCGGAGCCTGGGGGCTCAATATTTTGGAGCATGGCGACGTGGTCGTGTAGGAGTCGGATATAGCGTTCCACTGCCGATTCGACGTCTTTATAGGCCTTCAGAATATCGTCTGTCATGGTTGTCCTCCCTAATGCCTTGAGCATACACTACAGCTATGCAACGCCTCAACGTTCCGGTCTCACAAAGGCTTCTTGATGCCATCCAGGCCTCCGTTGAGGGAGCGAGCGGTTCGACTGTGCAGTTGGTTCAGGCGGTAAGCGAGCTGTCGAGAATCTTCACCAAAGAACGGGATCGTCTCCGTGTCTCGTATCTTGATAATAGCCAGTTAGGTAGGGCCTATCTCCAGTATTTCCTGCCGGTCAATCTTGCCAAGATACAGTTGTTACTGAATGAGATGCCTACGCGTGAAGAGGGCGAGAGTTTTTCAGTATTGGACCTTGGTTCAGGCCCTGGTACCGGAGCCTTGGCAGCCCTTGATTGGTGGCAACAGCAGGCATTGCCGTATGCCCTGTCCGTGACTGCTGTCGATGGTTCCAATGCAGCTCTTAGCCAAGCCCGACAGTTGTGGGATCGATACTGTCAGGCAGCTGGTGTTGGAACTGCACGGTTGCAAGCCTATGAAGGGGATCTTGAGGGAGGAGCCTGGCTCGAACGGGTTAAACAGCTGGGACACTTTGACCTTATTATTATCGCCAATTGTTTGAACGAGATATATGCAGATGCAAAAGACCCAATCGAGATGCGTTCTGGCCTGGTCACCGAATGCGTATCATTACTCAGCCCGCACGGTACCGTCATGATCGTCGAGCCGGCTCTACGCGAAACGTCCAGAGGGTTACTTCACGTGCGTGACCGATTGCTCCAAGAGAAGCGCTGCAACGTTTATAGCCCTTGCCTGCATGAAAACGACTGCCCGGCCCTGATTAATCCACATGATTGGTGCCATGAAGAACGGATATGGGACCCACCGGCTGTCATTCAGGAAATCGACGAACAAGTCGGCTTCATTAAGGATGCGTTGAAGTTTTCGTATCTATTGCTACGCAAAGACGGCAAGACCATTGTCGAGCGGGGGCCGGACGTCTATCGGGTGGTGAGCGAGTTGC
The Candidatus Nitrospira nitrosa DNA segment above includes these coding regions:
- a CDS encoding PAS domain S-box protein; this encodes MSLFSHLRALWRQDIRLRTIVTLSLLLGIILLVATAWRLDEIRTSLEEATRSHAHTIGRTFTILRAVAPNENLHLLQSVLDSYHDDPDIARVDLLDVDRMIIASTEPGRVGHTVTDSHTTQAREQGSEIIGYDTLSHESHFLVAVEPLRNGQLITGWVRIEFPLAKMQRQVTLATQGSILTGVFLIGSTVLLALFSMHRISALFRDTATRLQTTLTSLTQQFPDLKPSIEAPGTDPTFTLPSQCGEIERTVALINHTLGLLTRQTDLIQTFTSWLGNAVTSQTSQLNDTVDDLKRETAERAQAELTLRENETKYRGIFESSRDAIMLLFPPEWKFTACNPATVDLFGADSAEHFTSLGPWDVSPPVQADGELSTSKAPTVIQRAMQEGSHYFEWMHRRINGPAFPATVLLTRITLQGKTGLQATVRDISEQKRAEQALRDLSEFQKAILDNAGHAIISATPDGIIRVFNPAAEQLLGYSADELVGKLTPAVFHDPQEVVARAQAFSAELGIDLEPGFNVFVEKCRRDLPNTHEWTYIRKDGSRLTVLLTITALRNPEGTITSFLGVASDITTLKVVQQELTLAKDAAEAASVAKSQFLANMSHEIRTPMNGVLGMTELLLATPLTEKQRHMAHTVQQSAASLLTIINDILDYSKIEAGKLQLEHTDIDLSHLLDDAVKLFSEAARQKGLSLSATVTPTIPTVLRGDPTRLRQILLNLIGNSIKFTATGSIAVIADCLKRDPEQILLRVTVRDTGIGIPCESQAHVFDAFAQADGSTTRKFGGTGLGLTIVKQLVHLMGGTVDLESTPGLGSTFGFTVPLEVGPEKKMSSVLAALQQAPATLHGTVLLAEDNVVNREIAVAMLELLGCTVDIAEDGQEVLDAVNARPYDLILMDCQMPNLDGLNASRLIRERESRRPHRRHLPIVALTANAMEGDREQCLAAGMDGYLAKPFTFDQLHHALAPWLENAA
- the queF gene encoding preQ(1) synthase — protein: MKRETVARKPKATKLGYNERHAKSGITAPLPEIETFPNQYEGYEITIEIPEYTAICPKTNLPDFGTITLHYMPDKECLELKALKMYIHAYRNLGIFYENAVNRILQDIVKSCRPVWATVTGTFTARGGLSSKIEARYPQTRKA
- a CDS encoding methylenetetrahydrofolate reductase C-terminal domain-containing protein, whose translation is MALRVLIPGEDEAGTHVGGVHKRPPIPDNTLKAECPKFMAHGPCGGVRKGGLCEVYPEMKCPWVSLYLELEKIGQTEWMKQV
- a CDS encoding thiamine pyrophosphate-dependent enzyme gives rise to the protein MSLDYVKFSNGFEKFMPKEYRDLVEHGPFGKKVSVSQVGSFKEVLEEHPMCAGCAMTLFIRLAMVAFPNPEDTITVGTAGCGRLAISQAAIPFVYGNYGDQNGVASGLSRGLRLRFGDKPKDVVVMAGDGGTADIGFQQVLHSWFRKERFTTIMLDNEVYGNTGGQESGMTNRGAVLKMAPLGKKFEKMDMLQMAKVAGCAYVATVVPNNPRRVESVIKKAVLIAREVGSTYIQAYTSCNIEYAIPTDKVMEDAKTVENDRYQFTEYVSEEAKQYLTERYGYKEFLAKPAAAIPNKA
- a CDS encoding 2-oxoacid:acceptor oxidoreductase family protein, coding for MAKRFNIRMAGVGGQGVVTGSHILSTAVINAGGESTIVPFYGSEKRMAPVESYVRVSDEPIYEIGEITFPHIIIIFHPQVITHGKSYTMPFYFGLKEDGIALINNDGPMNLHRDQAAELKERRAKLYYFPATKISLEVAGMDLATNMALMGCIGAITGLTTMAGLDQAVKDRFLGKGFVVSGGTAALDSVVERKFKKKQELIEKNVAVMRAGWNYAVDHGWAAADVKRVDEPVAAATA
- a CDS encoding pyruvate ferredoxin oxidoreductase; amino-acid sequence: MYLVADISVEICAAKSCKLCTQYCPEANTILYSDEMGKDQGFKYGSAYVAVDRCKGCAQCVWVCDTMAKNNAIKMIMIDQLPKAALTDNVTYGEKSTTAVLASPVVG
- a CDS encoding carbon monoxide dehydrogenase beta subunit family protein, which produces MAITQDTRERIIVPGPAGFHPPSAAQLGVDLPDPGQGLYYGLLEPNEEVVIEEMARKMLTSPNATIFPGPLLLWAWNDHAVEKAKATLEIAAQIPEVMIIPMPDYRPKYPKIDPEEVINPNHPNLTIWGNKIEACIFIGVHCHYANLTLKMIRAGTNCCTMAICAEQGHEDAMLTIRDSDTLKIKRVAQIFKRVREQMGIKLPESGENVRFTGTQSKVHGGKTHTNPMAFAPTPGGAGSAAMFGHSADQMKREG
- a CDS encoding transketolase C-terminal domain-containing protein, whose protein sequence is MFLEAPRTKEFITGSEAAKEAIRRSNVDLAIAYPITPQSETMQLVGVLYGEGYVKEYYRGEEEVGVMAAIAGGSRAGVRCYTATAGPGTLRGLEGIASWPGHRLPVVAMFTCRVVNAPLAIQPDNIEVAYLLNCGMIVFHAENQQDMFDFTLAGFTISEKNDVTLPVGVCCDGFFVTHARGYVRMQDRGIKLPPREAWRGAVPVLDAENPPARLSRDAPVQKSNFMAYNIHAVWQQEVWAAVERSRKYINQYMGGLLTAENVDDAEVIIIASGSAAAQSREAVRLCKDKGMKVGLIKVRSLRPFPTKELRQLCAKAKLIVVPEFNYVGWLAKEVATAIYGFSNAKIIGGPRVYGGQSMPVELIVDEVESGMTGKKSTNVAMSQVMGGAVNPDEVAQFMRSI
- a CDS encoding small ribosomal subunit Rsm22 family protein, producing the protein MQRLNVPVSQRLLDAIQASVEGASGSTVQLVQAVSELSRIFTKERDRLRVSYLDNSQLGRAYLQYFLPVNLAKIQLLLNEMPTREEGESFSVLDLGSGPGTGALAALDWWQQQALPYALSVTAVDGSNAALSQARQLWDRYCQAAGVGTARLQAYEGDLEGGAWLERVKQLGHFDLIIIANCLNEIYADAKDPIEMRSGLVTECVSLLSPHGTVMIVEPALRETSRGLLHVRDRLLQEKRCNVYSPCLHENDCPALINPHDWCHEERIWDPPAVIQEIDEQVGFIKDALKFSYLLLRKDGKTIVERGPDVYRVVSELREMKGEKRAWLCNEQGRQEVGRQDRLASNQNQAFDQWHRGALVQIEKVVHKERGGKVSTLGRIEQDVAVRIIRPA